In Fundidesulfovibrio putealis DSM 16056, a genomic segment contains:
- a CDS encoding inositol monophosphatase family protein, whose amino-acid sequence MRLNTNDLAGLAAEALKAVASAGDIIRDHWDRPSQVTRKGRIDLVTETDLAVEAALKESLSRVLPGSTFLAEESAETLDPGDLTWIIDPVDGTTNFAHRVPFVATSVALWSGGRSVLGFVNVPVMGEMFHAVLGGGAFLNGKPIAVSAIDSLEESLVATGFPYTVREDMRSLMADLENMLASTQGVRRPGAASVDLAYTAAGRFDAFYEIGLKPWDTAAGWLLVTEAGGRVTQYDPAAPYHLRSRSILASNGLLHDATAGLLGPI is encoded by the coding sequence ATGCGTCTGAACACCAATGACTTGGCCGGACTGGCCGCCGAGGCCCTCAAGGCTGTGGCCAGCGCCGGGGACATCATCCGCGACCACTGGGACAGGCCCAGCCAGGTGACCCGCAAGGGCCGCATCGATCTGGTCACCGAGACGGACCTGGCCGTGGAGGCCGCCCTCAAGGAGAGTCTGTCGCGCGTGCTGCCGGGCTCCACGTTCCTGGCCGAGGAATCAGCCGAAACGCTCGATCCGGGCGATCTCACCTGGATCATCGACCCTGTGGACGGCACCACCAACTTCGCGCACCGCGTGCCCTTCGTGGCTACGTCCGTGGCCTTGTGGAGCGGCGGGCGAAGCGTCCTGGGGTTCGTGAACGTGCCCGTGATGGGCGAGATGTTCCATGCGGTGCTGGGTGGCGGGGCCTTCCTGAACGGCAAGCCCATTGCCGTTTCCGCCATTGATTCTCTTGAAGAATCCCTCGTGGCCACGGGCTTTCCCTACACCGTGCGCGAGGACATGCGCAGCCTCATGGCCGACCTTGAGAACATGCTGGCCAGCACACAGGGTGTGCGCAGGCCCGGCGCGGCCTCGGTGGATCTGGCCTATACTGCGGCGGGGCGGTTCGACGCCTTCTACGAGATCGGGCTCAAGCCCTGGGACACGGCGGCGGGGTGGCTGCTGGTCACTGAGGCCGGGGGCCGCGTGACGCAGTACGATCCGGCTGCGCCCTATCACCTGCGCTCGCGCTCCATCCTGGCCTCCAA
- the mreB gene encoding rod shape-determining protein, which yields MIFDRLFRFLGKDLAMDLGTANTLLYTPGEGIVLNEPSVVAIETRTGQLVAVGKEAKEFLGRTPERIRAIRPMKDGVIADFEITKEMIAFFIRKVITGFRLVKPKIVICVPTGITQVEKRAVIESAQQAGAREVRLVEEPMAAAIGAGLPIEEPVGNMVVDIGGGTTEVAVISLSAVAYAESVRVAGDELNEAIQRYMQDQFQLLIGENMAEQIKIKVGSAVPLKETLTLEVAGKNMVTGTPGHVEVTDAHIREAIKDPVAIIVGAVRKALEKTPPELVADIASRGLLLAGGGSLLRGLDKLIAEETQLHVMLDDDPLTTVVRGTGKTIEYRNSYQQVFIN from the coding sequence ATGATATTCGACAGACTCTTCCGCTTTCTGGGCAAGGACCTGGCCATGGACCTGGGCACCGCGAACACCCTGCTGTACACGCCGGGCGAGGGCATCGTGCTGAACGAACCCTCGGTGGTGGCCATCGAGACCCGCACGGGCCAGCTGGTGGCCGTGGGCAAGGAGGCCAAGGAATTCCTGGGGCGCACCCCCGAGCGCATCCGGGCCATCCGCCCCATGAAGGACGGCGTCATCGCCGATTTCGAGATCACCAAGGAAATGATCGCGTTCTTCATCCGCAAGGTCATCACCGGCTTCAGGCTGGTGAAGCCCAAGATCGTCATCTGCGTGCCCACCGGCATCACCCAGGTGGAGAAGCGCGCCGTGATCGAGAGCGCCCAGCAGGCCGGAGCCCGCGAGGTCCGCCTGGTTGAAGAGCCCATGGCGGCGGCCATCGGAGCGGGCCTTCCCATCGAGGAGCCCGTGGGCAACATGGTGGTGGACATCGGCGGCGGCACCACCGAGGTGGCCGTCATCTCGCTTTCCGCCGTGGCTTACGCCGAGAGCGTGCGCGTGGCGGGCGACGAACTGAACGAGGCCATCCAGCGCTACATGCAGGACCAGTTCCAGCTGCTCATCGGCGAGAACATGGCCGAACAGATCAAGATCAAGGTCGGCAGCGCCGTGCCCCTGAAAGAGACCCTGACCCTGGAAGTGGCGGGCAAGAATATGGTCACCGGCACGCCGGGCCATGTGGAAGTGACCGACGCCCATATCCGCGAGGCCATCAAGGACCCCGTGGCCATCATCGTGGGAGCCGTGCGCAAGGCGCTGGAAAAGACTCCTCCCGAACTGGTGGCGGACATCGCCTCGCGCGGCCTGCTGCTGGCTGGCGGCGGGTCGCTCTTGCGCGGGCTGGACAAGCTCATCGCCGAGGAAACCCAGCTGCACGTCATGCTGGACGACGACCCGCTGACCACCGTGGTGCGCGGTACCGGCAAGACCATCGAGTACCGGAACAGCTACCAGCAGGTTTTCATAAACTAG
- a CDS encoding GAF domain-containing protein, whose product MTRPDVFDRVLQLVCNVFDSYSAVLFLPAPNGDGCRLAASFSLGDDVRQGMTLAPGQGLAGWIVREKKPLLISNFDQKRGVLGYYSGRAEDEIRAFLGVPLDGVAGVLCLDSKKVHSFADKDQKILGEFARLVSALYCERDSLAEGHLETRLCQCLRVTSLLPRQHPKWNAYLSELLGHVSRSMAFGHCFLAVRDDSACVFTVEGASQVLFSPNQSSPGSFPLGGGMIGWVFKNDAPVYSVDGDTTALRLFGAQASSPVFKTVICQPVHFSKRTRAVLVLASQDQDVLYDIHKDFARTVADQLALFLENLHLKSRLAKRKA is encoded by the coding sequence ATGACCCGTCCCGACGTGTTCGACAGGGTCCTACAGCTGGTCTGCAACGTCTTCGACAGCTATTCGGCCGTTTTGTTCCTGCCTGCGCCAAACGGCGACGGCTGCCGCCTCGCCGCGTCCTTCAGCCTGGGCGACGACGTGCGTCAGGGCATGACGCTGGCTCCGGGCCAGGGGCTGGCCGGGTGGATAGTCCGCGAGAAAAAGCCGCTTCTTATCAGCAACTTCGACCAGAAACGCGGCGTGCTGGGATATTATTCCGGCAGGGCCGAGGACGAGATACGGGCCTTCCTGGGCGTTCCCCTGGACGGCGTGGCCGGTGTCCTGTGCCTGGATTCCAAGAAGGTGCACAGCTTCGCGGACAAGGACCAGAAGATCCTGGGCGAGTTCGCGCGGCTGGTGTCCGCGCTGTATTGCGAGCGCGACTCCCTGGCCGAAGGCCACCTGGAGACACGGCTCTGCCAATGCCTGCGCGTCACTTCGCTGCTGCCCCGCCAGCATCCCAAGTGGAACGCCTATCTCTCGGAGCTTCTGGGGCATGTGTCGCGGTCCATGGCCTTTGGCCACTGCTTCCTGGCCGTTCGCGACGATTCGGCCTGCGTGTTCACCGTGGAGGGCGCAAGCCAGGTGCTCTTCTCGCCCAACCAGTCGAGCCCCGGCAGCTTCCCTCTGGGCGGCGGTATGATCGGCTGGGTGTTCAAGAACGACGCCCCGGTCTATTCCGTTGACGGAGACACCACCGCGCTCAGGCTGTTCGGCGCGCAGGCCAGCTCTCCGGTGTTCAAGACCGTCATCTGCCAGCCGGTCCATTTCTCCAAGCGGACCCGGGCGGTGCTGGTGCTTGCCAGCCAGGACCAGGACGTGCTCTACGACATCCACAAGGACTTCGCCCGCACCGTGGCGGACCAGCTGGCCTTGTTCTTGGAAAACCTGCATCTGAAATCCCGGCTGGCCAAACGCAAAGCATAG
- the gcvT gene encoding glycine cleavage system aminomethyltransferase GcvT, with protein sequence MEKLLITPLNAWHKAHGAKMVPFAGWEMPVQYSGILAEHQHCRTKACIFDICHMGEFSLKGPGSKDALAKAVTQNLETLAPGKCRYGFLLNPAGGVMDDLIVYRVAEDEFMLVVNGACVETDFAAIKSRLPEALSFTDISEQTAKIDLQGPKSFEVLTRALPGDWTKLGYFSFVKAAFEGVDIIVSRTGYTGELGYEFYLPADKAQALWEKLAADPEVIPAGLGARDTLRLEMGYPLYGQDLDTEHTPTEAGYAGMLTSAADYVGKAHVADVREKLVALSIEGRRSARHYDKVCLPGGEEVGMVTSGSFSPTLGHSVALAYVKADAADAAEFVVKAAKVDLPARKVDLPFYAGGTARTKLS encoded by the coding sequence GTGGAAAAGCTCCTCATCACGCCCCTCAACGCCTGGCACAAGGCCCACGGGGCCAAAATGGTTCCTTTCGCGGGCTGGGAAATGCCCGTCCAATATTCCGGCATCCTGGCCGAGCACCAGCACTGCCGCACCAAGGCCTGCATCTTCGACATCTGCCACATGGGTGAGTTCAGCCTGAAAGGCCCCGGTTCCAAGGACGCGCTGGCCAAAGCCGTCACCCAGAATCTGGAGACCCTGGCCCCCGGCAAGTGCCGCTACGGCTTCCTGCTCAACCCCGCTGGCGGAGTAATGGACGACCTGATCGTCTACCGCGTGGCCGAGGACGAGTTCATGCTGGTGGTCAACGGCGCGTGCGTCGAGACCGACTTCGCAGCCATCAAGAGCCGCCTGCCCGAAGCCCTCTCTTTCACCGACATCTCCGAGCAGACCGCCAAGATCGACCTGCAAGGCCCCAAGTCCTTCGAGGTTCTCACCCGCGCCCTGCCCGGCGACTGGACCAAGCTCGGCTACTTCAGCTTCGTCAAAGCCGCCTTCGAGGGCGTGGACATCATCGTCAGCCGCACCGGCTACACCGGCGAGCTGGGCTACGAGTTCTACCTCCCGGCGGACAAGGCCCAGGCCCTGTGGGAGAAGCTGGCCGCCGACCCCGAAGTGATCCCCGCCGGGCTCGGCGCGCGCGACACCCTGCGCCTGGAGATGGGCTACCCCCTCTACGGCCAGGACCTGGACACCGAGCACACCCCCACCGAGGCCGGATACGCCGGGATGCTCACCTCCGCAGCCGACTACGTGGGCAAGGCCCATGTGGCCGACGTGCGCGAGAAGCTGGTGGCCCTCTCCATCGAAGGCCGCCGCAGCGCCCGCCATTACGACAAGGTCTGCCTGCCCGGCGGCGAAGAGGTCGGCATGGTCACCAGTGGATCGTTCTCACCCACGCTGGGTCACAGCGTCGCGCTGGCCTACGTGAAGGCCGACGCCGCCGACGCCGCCGAGTTCGTGGTCAAGGCCGCCAAGGTGGACCTGCCCGCCAGGAAGGTCGACCTGCCCTTCTACGCTGGCGGCACGGCGCGTACCAAGCTGTCGTAA
- a CDS encoding 16S rRNA (uracil(1498)-N(3))-methyltransferase, translating into MARLDSFYLPPQSWHAPFRLEGDEARHLSKVLRLGPGAVVRCFDGQGREGLFTVESAKGGVTLRLDSETIHEPPASETWLALGWNKSTRRGWLLEKAVELGAAGILFWEASRSQGGMPGVPKETWQAQLVAGAKQCGNPWLPVIEMVSGGAAGVIARCADFEQRWLLWESRDVKRSLTARDLTPTGRRVFVVGPEGGLTDSEAGLFQNAGYPAATLGSRPLRWETAALLCLGLAWLGADTN; encoded by the coding sequence ATGGCACGACTCGACTCTTTCTATCTTCCGCCCCAGTCCTGGCACGCCCCGTTCCGGCTGGAGGGCGACGAGGCCCGCCATCTCTCAAAGGTCCTGCGCCTGGGGCCGGGGGCTGTCGTGCGCTGCTTCGACGGCCAGGGGCGCGAGGGCCTGTTCACCGTGGAGTCGGCCAAAGGCGGCGTGACGCTTCGCCTGGACTCGGAGACCATCCACGAGCCACCGGCCAGCGAGACCTGGCTGGCGCTTGGCTGGAACAAGTCCACGCGGCGCGGCTGGCTGCTGGAGAAGGCCGTGGAGCTTGGCGCGGCGGGCATCCTGTTCTGGGAGGCCTCCCGCAGCCAGGGAGGCATGCCCGGCGTCCCCAAGGAGACCTGGCAGGCGCAGCTGGTGGCGGGGGCCAAGCAATGCGGCAACCCGTGGCTGCCGGTGATCGAGATGGTCTCGGGTGGAGCGGCGGGCGTCATTGCCCGCTGCGCGGATTTCGAACAGCGCTGGCTTTTGTGGGAATCGCGTGACGTGAAGCGGTCGCTGACCGCCAGAGACTTGACCCCAACGGGGCGGCGTGTTTTTGTCGTCGGCCCGGAAGGCGGGCTGACCGATTCCGAGGCCGGATTGTTCCAAAACGCTGGCTATCCTGCGGCTACCCTGGGGTCCAGGCCCCTGCGCTGGGAAACTGCCGCGCTCCTGTGCCTGGGCTTGGCCTGGCTTGGAGCCGATACCAACTGA
- a CDS encoding sensor domain-containing diguanylate cyclase — MKAWILAAEAFTTYGLVLWSHSLRHKYGLAFFYSLIGCLTAIMSWVTDAGVAVKLGETTFLVGSTVFYTSLLLGVFVVYVFDGPRATRVAILTIVGVSALVPLVSVVLHLQMHLSSTTPLSYVPIPSLRINIASVLTTLADLLFLAISWEYLHGRLRSVPLLAKAFLTFLGVMWLDVVLFNTGAFLGQPDYLSIMSGTLLSRLIITAFAAPILWGYLSWQRSIKGVDMPHRPVFAILQELSELRVELQTAQEEIQRRKVAEALLQRSEQRYRQLVLNASEPIAVVKNGLYLLHNAQFLELTGLNETDIQAASFSDFVHPADRDTVDRMLDEAGRENGVPHSLEFRGVTAEGGVIDIQANVVGIDWDGAGAILAFLHDNTARLCVERRLIAEANSDELTRVLNRRGFTERFEALAEHMHRQGRDCCMLYLDVDQFKEINDTHGHLAGDMVLQSVATAIRSHVREGDVIGRMGGDEFAVLLAGADNAEAEAVSRRILQSVAATCETITGIHTLATVSIGIAHAPYGEPLSPLDLLHRADKALLDAKRQGKNQIRSA; from the coding sequence ATGAAAGCCTGGATTCTCGCTGCTGAAGCCTTCACGACATACGGCCTTGTGCTGTGGTCGCACTCTCTTCGCCACAAATACGGGCTGGCTTTTTTCTATTCGCTCATCGGCTGCCTCACGGCCATCATGTCCTGGGTCACGGACGCGGGAGTAGCCGTAAAACTTGGAGAAACCACGTTCCTGGTGGGCTCCACGGTCTTCTATACGTCGCTGTTGCTGGGCGTGTTCGTGGTGTACGTGTTCGATGGCCCGCGCGCCACGCGGGTGGCCATACTGACCATCGTGGGCGTCTCGGCCCTGGTGCCGCTGGTCTCGGTGGTGCTGCACCTCCAGATGCACCTCTCCAGCACCACCCCACTGTCCTATGTGCCCATACCGAGCCTGCGCATAAACATCGCCTCGGTGCTCACCACGCTTGCAGACCTCCTGTTCCTGGCAATCTCCTGGGAGTACCTGCACGGCAGGCTGCGCAGCGTGCCGCTGCTCGCAAAGGCGTTCCTGACGTTTCTCGGGGTCATGTGGCTGGACGTTGTGCTGTTCAACACCGGCGCGTTCCTGGGCCAGCCCGACTACCTTTCCATCATGAGCGGCACCCTGCTGAGCCGCCTGATCATCACGGCCTTCGCCGCGCCGATCCTCTGGGGATACCTGAGCTGGCAGCGCAGCATAAAAGGCGTGGACATGCCCCACCGCCCGGTATTCGCCATCCTGCAGGAGCTCTCCGAGCTGCGGGTGGAGCTTCAGACCGCCCAGGAGGAAATCCAGCGGCGCAAGGTGGCCGAGGCGCTGCTCCAACGAAGCGAACAGCGCTACCGCCAACTGGTGCTGAACGCCAGCGAGCCCATAGCCGTCGTGAAAAACGGCCTGTATCTGCTGCACAACGCGCAGTTCCTGGAGCTGACCGGCCTGAACGAAACCGATATCCAGGCCGCAAGTTTCTCAGACTTCGTGCATCCCGCTGACCGCGACACCGTGGACCGCATGTTGGACGAGGCCGGGCGAGAGAACGGCGTACCCCACTCGCTGGAGTTTCGGGGTGTTACCGCCGAAGGGGGCGTCATCGACATCCAGGCCAACGTGGTGGGCATCGACTGGGACGGAGCCGGAGCAATCCTGGCCTTCCTGCACGACAACACCGCGCGGCTCTGCGTGGAGCGCAGGCTCATCGCCGAGGCCAACAGCGACGAACTGACCCGCGTGCTCAACCGCCGTGGCTTCACCGAACGCTTCGAGGCTCTGGCCGAGCACATGCACCGCCAGGGGCGCGACTGCTGCATGCTGTACCTGGATGTGGACCAGTTCAAGGAGATCAACGACACCCACGGCCATCTGGCGGGCGACATGGTCCTGCAGTCCGTGGCGACGGCCATCCGCTCCCACGTGCGCGAGGGTGACGTCATCGGGCGGATGGGCGGCGACGAGTTCGCCGTGCTGCTGGCGGGCGCTGACAACGCGGAGGCCGAGGCCGTGTCCCGGCGCATTCTGCAAAGCGTCGCCGCCACGTGCGAAACCATCACCGGCATCCACACGCTGGCCACAGTGAGCATCGGCATCGCGCACGCCCCGTACGGCGAACCCCTGTCTCCGCTTGACCTGCTGCACAGGGCGGACAAGGCCCTCTTGGATGCCAAACGCCAGGGGAAGAACCAGATCCGGTCCGCCTGA
- a CDS encoding replication-associated recombination protein A: MPPLAHAIRPETFEDFTGQGHVITRLQAMLKAKRLPSLLFYGPPGCGKSTLALLLAQTKNVPYVRVSAPEAGLATLRTLIEGKEILILDELHRFSKAQQDFFLPLLEHGDITLLATTTENPSFSVTKQLLSRLHVMRLRALSHAEMLQVSKRALATLNLTLSPESLDMLCFMSGGDARTFLNLLEYTAQLAPEKREAKELKQNLPEQVMRGDRDADQHYELASAFIKSIRGSDPDAALYYLAGMLESGEDPRFVCRRLILSASEDVGLADPRALPLAVACQQAVEMVGMPEGFIPLAETTVYLALAPKSNSAYAAYLAARKEIATQGLKPVPMHLRNPSAKLQRQWGFGEGYKYPHAYPGSWVEQDYMPPELVGVRFYQEKDQGEEPKLAARLKGLKKKH; encoded by the coding sequence ATGCCACCCCTAGCACATGCCATCAGACCGGAAACCTTCGAGGATTTCACCGGCCAGGGCCACGTCATCACCCGGCTTCAAGCCATGCTCAAGGCCAAGCGCCTGCCGAGCCTGCTGTTTTACGGCCCGCCCGGCTGCGGAAAATCCACCCTGGCCCTGCTGCTGGCCCAGACCAAGAACGTCCCCTATGTCCGGGTGAGCGCGCCGGAAGCGGGGCTGGCCACGCTGCGCACCCTCATCGAGGGAAAGGAAATCCTGATCCTGGACGAGTTGCACCGCTTCTCCAAGGCCCAGCAGGATTTCTTCCTGCCGCTTCTGGAGCACGGCGACATCACCCTGCTGGCCACCACCACCGAGAATCCGTCCTTCTCCGTGACCAAGCAGTTGCTCTCCAGGCTGCACGTCATGCGCCTGCGCGCCCTGTCCCACGCGGAGATGCTCCAGGTGTCCAAGCGCGCCCTGGCGACGCTGAACCTGACGCTCTCCCCGGAAAGCCTGGACATGCTGTGCTTCATGTCCGGCGGCGACGCCCGCACCTTCCTGAACCTGCTGGAATACACGGCCCAGCTCGCGCCCGAAAAACGCGAGGCCAAGGAGCTGAAGCAGAACCTGCCCGAGCAGGTGATGCGCGGCGACCGCGACGCGGACCAGCACTACGAGCTGGCCTCGGCCTTCATCAAATCCATACGCGGCTCGGACCCGGACGCCGCCCTGTATTATCTGGCCGGGATGCTGGAATCCGGCGAGGACCCGCGCTTCGTGTGCCGCCGCCTGATTCTTTCAGCGTCCGAGGACGTGGGGCTGGCCGATCCCCGCGCCCTGCCCCTGGCCGTGGCCTGCCAGCAGGCCGTGGAGATGGTGGGCATGCCCGAAGGGTTCATCCCGCTGGCCGAGACCACGGTCTATCTGGCCCTGGCGCCCAAGAGCAACTCGGCCTATGCCGCCTATCTGGCCGCCCGCAAGGAGATCGCCACGCAGGGGCTTAAGCCGGTGCCCATGCACCTGCGAAACCCCTCGGCCAAACTCCAGCGACAGTGGGGTTTCGGCGAAGGGTACAAGTACCCCCACGCCTACCCCGGCTCCTGGGTGGAGCAGGACTACATGCCCCCCGAACTCGTGGGCGTGCGCTTCTACCAGGAGAAGGACCAGGGCGAGGAGCCCAAGCTGGCCGCACGCCTGAAGGGACTCAAGAAGAAACACTGA
- a CDS encoding potassium channel family protein: MKNTRLIFFGSLFLLSLAGGTIGFHLVEGLGLFDSFYFTIITMGTVGYGDIHPWTVPGKIISIALVFAGIGTFVGVVETVAESVLSVKEEKTKREKRNMIRGIFFSDVGLDLLARVVPADPDVLELYGKLDVAASWDRKRFKAAERLLDGHAFALNAARVDLVGMRAMLRDKSDLLLRLLENPSIGEHEIFSDTLRAIYHLRDELMNRPEDLSSLPESDLKHLGGDMTRVYGLISRQWLAYSLYLKESYPYLFYLAVRTNPFNPAASVIVEN, from the coding sequence ATGAAAAACACCCGCCTGATATTTTTCGGAAGCCTCTTCCTGCTGTCCCTGGCCGGGGGAACCATCGGATTCCACTTGGTCGAGGGCCTCGGCCTGTTCGATTCCTTCTATTTTACCATCATCACCATGGGCACGGTTGGCTATGGCGACATCCACCCCTGGACCGTGCCGGGTAAAATCATCTCCATCGCCCTGGTGTTCGCGGGCATCGGCACCTTCGTTGGCGTGGTGGAGACCGTGGCCGAGTCGGTGCTGTCGGTGAAGGAAGAGAAAACAAAGCGCGAGAAGCGCAACATGATCCGTGGCATTTTCTTCTCGGACGTGGGGCTCGACCTTTTGGCGCGCGTCGTCCCGGCGGACCCGGACGTTCTCGAGCTCTACGGCAAGCTGGACGTGGCCGCCTCCTGGGACCGCAAGCGCTTCAAGGCCGCCGAACGCCTGCTGGACGGACACGCCTTCGCCCTGAACGCCGCCCGCGTCGACCTGGTGGGCATGCGCGCCATGCTGCGCGATAAATCCGACCTGCTGCTGCGCCTGCTGGAAAACCCCAGCATCGGCGAGCACGAGATATTCTCCGACACCCTGCGGGCCATCTACCACCTGCGCGACGAGCTCATGAACCGCCCGGAGGACCTCTCCAGCCTGCCGGAGAGCGACCTGAAGCACCTGGGCGGCGACATGACCCGCGTCTACGGGCTCATCAGCAGGCAGTGGCTGGCCTACTCCCTGTACCTGAAGGAATCCTACCCGTACCTCTTCTATCTGGCGGTGCGCACCAACCCCTTCAACCCCGCCGCCAGCGTTATTGTAGAGAACTAA
- the nadC gene encoding carboxylating nicotinate-nucleotide diphosphorylase: protein MVLPTTTMTSFTQYFTGPARDFLVRAVDLALEEDGPDLTAKAVFVRGDRLTARIVAKEDTLVAGLPIADIVLERMGILSVTQCDYRAADGQRVAPGAVVALFTGPAVGLLKAERVILNFLCHLSGIANLTARYVAALSGSRTRLLDTRKTLPGLRYPEKYAVLMGGGCNHRRDLAEMLMLKDNHIDRAGGIPQAVAAVRRAFPDSRPPLEVECRTLEEVRQAVTEAPERIMLDNMTPDQMREALALIPSSIETELSGGVTLDALPALGALGADFISVGRITHSAPYADFSMQLAQVE from the coding sequence ATGGTACTGCCCACAACCACAATGACTTCCTTCACGCAATACTTCACAGGCCCCGCGCGCGACTTCCTGGTCCGCGCCGTGGACCTGGCCCTGGAAGAGGACGGCCCGGACCTTACGGCCAAAGCGGTTTTCGTTCGCGGCGACCGCCTCACCGCGCGCATCGTGGCCAAGGAGGACACCCTGGTGGCGGGGCTCCCCATCGCGGACATCGTGCTTGAGCGCATGGGCATCCTGAGCGTGACCCAGTGCGACTACCGCGCCGCAGACGGCCAGCGCGTCGCGCCGGGCGCCGTGGTCGCCCTGTTCACCGGGCCGGCCGTGGGGCTTCTCAAGGCCGAACGCGTCATCCTCAACTTCCTGTGCCATCTCTCGGGCATCGCCAACCTGACGGCCCGGTACGTGGCGGCACTGTCCGGCTCGCGCACGCGGCTGCTCGACACCCGCAAGACCCTGCCGGGCCTTCGCTACCCCGAGAAGTACGCCGTGCTCATGGGCGGCGGGTGCAATCACCGGCGCGATCTGGCCGAGATGCTCATGCTCAAAGACAACCACATCGACAGGGCCGGTGGCATCCCCCAGGCCGTGGCAGCAGTGCGCCGGGCCTTCCCGGACTCGCGCCCGCCCCTTGAGGTGGAATGCCGCACCCTGGAGGAAGTCCGCCAGGCCGTGACCGAAGCGCCCGAGCGCATAATGCTCGACAACATGACCCCGGACCAGATGCGCGAGGCCCTGGCCCTCATCCCCTCGTCCATCGAGACTGAACTGAGCGGCGGCGTCACCCTGGACGCCCTGCCCGCATTGGGCGCGCTCGGAGCGGATTTCATATCGGTCGGCCGCATCACCCACTCCGCGCCCTACGCGGACTTCAGCATGCAGCTGGCCCAAGTGGAGTAG
- the nadA gene encoding quinolinate synthase NadA — MNISNDFGTIEEARARLGKRLVILAHHYMSDAVARHADYTGDSLELSRRIPDLDAEYIIFCGVFFMAETAAILAKPGQKVFIPEMNSRCVMSDMAPDWLVKATLDHLAEGGLSVTPLTYVNSSAAVKALVGARGGSVCTSANAKTMLTWALDQGPHTLFLPDVRLGLNAADWIDLPKEQRHILDVRDHGKAVLLEKAKKARLLLWPGQCVIHSRFKPETIRKARQESPGCLVVVHPECHPNTVALADACGSTSLIIKYVAEAPEGSVIYIGTEYNLVNRLAAKYQGVKVVRALKYSTCSNMEKVTEPNLARLIANLDNAPTVQVDEALKDPAKLALTRMLKACAK; from the coding sequence ATGAACATTTCCAACGACTTCGGAACGATAGAGGAAGCACGCGCCCGACTGGGCAAACGGCTGGTGATCCTGGCCCACCACTACATGTCCGACGCAGTGGCCCGCCATGCGGACTACACCGGCGACTCCCTGGAGCTGTCGCGCCGCATCCCGGACCTGGACGCCGAGTACATCATCTTCTGCGGCGTGTTCTTCATGGCCGAGACGGCGGCCATCCTGGCCAAGCCCGGCCAGAAGGTGTTCATCCCGGAGATGAACTCGCGCTGCGTGATGTCCGACATGGCCCCGGACTGGCTGGTGAAGGCCACCCTGGACCATCTGGCCGAAGGCGGGCTGTCGGTCACGCCGCTGACCTACGTGAACTCCTCGGCGGCGGTGAAAGCCCTGGTGGGCGCGCGCGGCGGTTCGGTGTGCACCTCGGCCAACGCCAAGACCATGCTCACCTGGGCCTTGGACCAGGGACCGCACACGCTTTTCCTGCCGGACGTGCGCCTGGGCCTGAACGCGGCAGACTGGATCGACCTCCCCAAGGAGCAGCGCCACATCCTGGATGTGCGCGACCACGGCAAGGCGGTGCTCCTGGAAAAGGCCAAAAAGGCGCGGCTGCTCTTGTGGCCGGGGCAGTGCGTCATCCACTCGCGGTTCAAGCCCGAGACCATCCGCAAGGCCCGCCAGGAGTCTCCGGGCTGTCTGGTGGTGGTGCACCCCGAGTGCCACCCCAACACCGTGGCCCTGGCCGACGCCTGCGGCTCCACATCGCTCATCATCAAGTACGTGGCCGAGGCCCCGGAGGGTTCCGTCATCTACATCGGCACCGAGTACAACCTTGTGAACCGGCTGGCGGCGAAGTACCAGGGCGTCAAGGTGGTGCGGGCGCTCAAGTACTCCACCTGCTCCAACATGGAGAAAGTCACGGAGCCCAATCTGGCCCGGCTGATCGCCAATCTGGACAACGCGCCCACGGTTCAGGTGGACGAGGCCCTGAAGGACCCCGCCAAACTGGCGCTTACGCGCATGCTTAAGGCCTGCGCCAAATGA
- a CDS encoding aminoacyl-tRNA deacylase — protein sequence MSKAPATAATRLLKQKGVPVEVRLYDYVDHGGTARAAQELGVDEHAVVKTLVFEDDAKRPFLVLMHGDREVSLKELARGIGVKTVAPCTPEAAQRHTGYQVGGISPLGTRKALPVYVEKTIFDLPVILVNAGKRGALAVLDPAKLRDLLPVTEVAAGR from the coding sequence ATGAGCAAGGCCCCCGCCACAGCAGCCACGCGGCTCCTCAAACAGAAGGGCGTGCCGGTGGAGGTGCGCCTGTACGACTACGTGGACCATGGAGGAACCGCACGCGCCGCCCAGGAACTGGGCGTGGACGAGCACGCCGTGGTGAAGACCCTGGTCTTCGAGGACGACGCCAAGCGCCCGTTTCTGGTGCTGATGCACGGCGACAGGGAAGTGTCGCTCAAGGAGCTGGCCCGCGGGATCGGGGTCAAGACGGTCGCGCCCTGCACGCCCGAGGCCGCCCAGCGCCACACCGGCTATCAGGTGGGGGGAATATCGCCCCTGGGGACGCGCAAGGCCTTGCCTGTCTACGTGGAAAAGACGATTTTCGATCTGCCCGTCATTCTGGTCAACGCGGGCAAGCGCGGAGCCCTGGCCGTTCTCGACCCCGCGAAACTTCGGGACCTCCTTCCCGTGACGGAAGTCGCTGCGGGAAGATAA